Genomic segment of Perca flavescens isolate YP-PL-M2 chromosome 7, PFLA_1.0, whole genome shotgun sequence:
TTGTGTGAATGACAGAGAGAAGCAGCTTCGCCAGCTTCTAAAACCATTTCCAGGCCAAAAGAGGATGTAGCACACTCATCATTTTTATGTCCCACCACTAATAGCATGTGACATGTGTCTGGGAGAAGACAGGCTCCAGTGAccacaaaaaactgaaaaacatgAATTATATTTTATACAAAATGAGCTATCTGTGATGATCTGATCAGATTCCAAGCTTAAAATTGGAATACCTGATATGCAAATTAAGGAAAACTACATTTTATTCAGCAAACTTTGTACTACCTTCAATTGCGGTGTACAGGCTGGTCATGTTTGGGATTTTAGCAGTTACAGAAATAAAGACTGTTGTAAACTGTGTATCATTTCTTCATTCCCAAGATTTATTGTTCCAAAGAATGGCCAATGGATCAATATCCCTTGAGtgcaaaacatttatttctatGCCATACAAATACTTGCATTCAACATTGAGAAAATACATACCACAATCTTTCTGCCTGCGTGTCaacataatgtacacattaaTAATAACATTGCCCCTCCTTTCCCCTTATCTATGGCTCTGATACTTGACATGAATATTAGATAAAGAGGTGCAGTCTGAATACATACCACGTTATTTACATTGATGTAGTGTTCCCATGAATTAAGTGTACATGGTGAATCACAACAAACAGATAAGACACTCTAACGTACTGTGTTCTACAGACTTCAAGTATGCAGTGGTGCATGGAGGTGATATGTATAACATTACCATGTAACAGCATTACAGCTATGATGTGTTGAAATTCCATATTTCATATTATGATAACCAATGGTACAGCACAGCAGACATTAAGTTACATTCAGCtctaaagattttctttttgtgcatgacaatgtaaacataataatgacaataatgaATACAGGTCAACAACAACACTTATAAATATAACTATGGTATATAAAATTTGGAAAAATATGCATTTACATTCGTAGCAAACATTACACTGTCTTCAATGATAGAAAGAGCTCAGCTCTatgcaaaatacagtatattatcaTAGACTACAATTCAAGCTGTTCAAACATGAAAAGCCCTTGTAAccaaacatttttaaaccatttgcaCAAATATGTCTGAAACAAATCACATCACTGCAGTACACCACCACTCTTTGCACCTCTTTCTTTTCAGCCAAAGGTGCTCTGGAAATATGTCTTAAAACATGAGGCACCAAAGAAAAGATAAAATGCAACATCAAGTAAAGTAAGAGcattgaaaacaaatacattccAACATCACAAACTCCACTAGTAATGGCTATGGTTGTATTAGATGACTAAAATGTAATGAACTGTGTTAAACTTCACTATTAATTACTTATGCTGAAAGCTGTCTAATGGTAGAGTAAATGCTTATTTTATGCCTATTTCAACATTAGTAGTATACTGAGAAATGATGATGTGCAGTGCAGCAGAGTTCAATTTACACAACAGCTGTGTTTTTAGAATCCTAGTAGTGCTTCGGGTCATAATGAGCCTTCTGTCAAAACACAGTCTCATATTATGATTGTAtacttactgtacattttgaaTGAAATACAAGTTCTGTTCTATTTAAGTGTCATATTATGCTTTGAAAGAATTGCTTTTTCATCTCTATTCTAGCTGCTCAACCTCTTGTTAGTTTTGACCTTTAGAAGGCTATACACCACTGACTGATGTAGACTGCTGTACAACAGTTACAATATGTTAGTATTACACCGATTACACAGAAAGCAAGCATAGGTTCAAGCTCCTGTACCAAGTAACCACTAAGCAAAGCACTATATTGTAGGTTTACAAGAGTTACTTTGCAACAAAgtgcacattttttgttttgccaTTCTGCTTACTACTGAGCGGAGCTCTGGAGAGAGACTGCGGCTCTTTAGCAGCTCTTTTCATGGCAGTTTTAGAGGCCTGACCTACCGCCTCTGTCCTCTGCCGGTCCCTTTCTACTCTCTTAGAGGTGGTGACCTCTCGCTTACTTGCAGGAAAAACTTGTTTCTCTGCACCAGCTGCTTTACTGCCACAAGGCTCCTTTTTAACATCTGTTTCCGAGTTAGCTCTGACGCGGCTTTTCCTCACCTGACCTCTGCTGTTTGGGTTAGTTCCACAATCCTGGTGTTGCTTACGGACATTGCCTGCAGCCTGCATGTGCCTAAGATGACTCCTTCCAGCTGAGGGGCTAACTGGGGTCTGGGCTCCTCCTCCGACTTGTACTCCACTTTGTCCTCCTGGGCTCCTACATTCTGTTGAGGTGGCTCGGGTCTCACTGCTGCTCCTCTTCGCTGGTGCTCCAGGTCTGGCTTTGCGCTCAAGAAGTGGGCTGAGCCTTGAGTGGCGCTGGTAAGCATTAGCAGAGCAGCTTCCATTGCACAATGGGTAGCGAATGTGACAGTGAGGGCAAACTGGAAAGCGGGAGTGCTGTTGCTGAGCTGAAGCAGGTGATGGAGGGTTGTTGACAGGTGTAAATGGGAAGGATCGCTGGCTTTGCCGCAGCCCTTTAGGGGAGTTGAGTCGTGATGGTGGAGCTGTGTGAGGCCTGGGGGGGTGAGCAGTGTTGGCAGAGGGGAAGCCCTGCAGCCTTGTACGACTACCAGGTGGGCGGCTGATTTCTGCTTGCACCGTTTGGATCTGGAGCCACTCCAGCTGCAGCAGCCTCTCCAGGTACTTCTCTAAGGGCCCTACTGGCTTGGGGCGGGGGGCGCCACGGCCATCCGTATGAAGAAACACTGCCAGCTGTCTCAAGCTCCAGCTGTTGAAGGGAGGAGGCAGAAAGTCTGGGTAACTGTAGCTGGGTTTTTCACTCTCATCTTCATCACCCAGAGCCCCATGAGGTCCTGGGAAGTCCGGGGGAAAGTCATTGGTATTGATGACCTCGGCCCGGAGGTTGAGGTGAGGAGGGGTGCAGGGGGTACAGGGAGAGGGCAGTACAGGCAACCTCTCAGAGTCTGACAGATCACTGGCACTGTCAGTGTCTTCATCCTTCTGGTTGTAGTGTCGCTGTAGTGCCTCTGGGGTTGGGGCTGGGGAGTGTGTTAGAGGGTGTGCTGGCATGTGTCGTAGCCCTGATATCGGggagagaggcagggagaggGCTCGCCGATTTTTCCCCATCCCACCACGATTCTGGTGTAGCTCGTTGCTGCACTGAGACATCCGTTGATTTTCGCGTTGCTCCTCTTTCCTGTGCACAGATAAATGTTTGCGGAGTTGAGGTCTCAAATCTCCTTCTTCTTCAGGGCTGTAAAGACGTAAAGTAAAGTTTTGGGGGATTTAGGGATTTACTGTACTTTATTGCTTCTAGCAAAGCATTCAGTAAAGATACAAACCCCTCAACACACATACCTGGACAGTTTGCTTGTATTGCGTGTAGTGCCAGATTTGACCCTGCCACCTTTTGACTGTGCACCCTGTAAAACAATCATTATGGAAATTTTTGATTATTTCAGACTTGATTTAAGTAGATAACCCACAGCATATGCTGCAACACTGTCctagaaaaaaaggaacaatAATTTTGACATTATCTCTCTTCAATTTACCAGGATGCCATTCACTTACCTTCTGCACTGTTGTCACTGTGTCCTTATCCTGACCTGGTCCTGGGAGGCCATTTTTCATCTGGCCCCCTGCTTTCTTCATCTTGTTACCTTTCTTTGAACTGTGGAAACATAACAGTGCTTTGTCAGGCTCGCCTCTATGTCTGCGATAAAACATAACAAGTTTAATGTAGTGTTAAACTTGTCACTGTAACACAAGGCCCACCTGGTTACTGGTCCGCTGTTTTCAGTATATTTTACCCGAATCTTCTCTTTGGAGACGACGCGTTTCAGTGTCGTGGATGCTGTACGCTCCTGCATGATGGGCCCCATGTTGCAGGTCGCCAGAGGGGATGTTGTTTTGAGTCCAGCACAATCAAATGACACGGTAGCTAAAGAACCCAACCGACATCTTGGATCATATACCCTATTCTCAGAATCAGGCTAAAAACACCCATTTTCTCGAAAGTGCTGCAATGCATCATGCGCAGATGTCGACAGTGGTTGCAGGTAAAAACTCTTCCTTCTATTTGCCGCCGACTCGCCTCTGTTGAATTACAATTCAGCgattatttttaatgaattgtTGACAGCAGACATGTCTCATTCTCGACTGTCATCCTCCTCGCCATTAAAAATGCAACACTGTCAAACGGCGCATACGCTTTGTGTGGCTCGCAGTCCCAGTCAGATAGGTTTGTTTACCTGCTGCTGACTGGCTCGACGCTTCGAAGTGAGCATCAGAGGTGCATCATGGGACTTGGAGTATAGTCATACTAGTCGCTGTTTCAAACGAAACAAGCAAACTCACTTTGATGATACTACTTACTATTCATAAATAAAGGAGAAGACAAGTGGCGAAACGACCAACACTGTGTTTgaggaaattaagtttaaatcAATGCACCCAAACGTAACTGCTCATCTTAAATTACTCAATCTCCCATGCAACGTCTGTGATGTGCTGGTCTGTTAAGGCTTCCTGATAACTGCGCACATATTAGCTGATCTCCATCGAAGGCACTATACAGACATATGATTGTTTACGAGATACAAAGCTGGGTCACCAGTTACAGATCAGGTTAAGTGATTGCGACGAACAGCGGACACCATGACGAACAGAAACGCGCAGCTCTAAAATAAATACTATAACGTTACTTGAAATGGATGATCCAACATAGGCTACACCCTGCAGCTATACCGCGAATATGTTAATATCGTGAGGTGATGTCACCGTCTAATTTCATTGAAACATAATACATGCAGTATAAGTAATGCTACAACTGTACAGATAGAGAAATATATTTATGCACGTACTCCCAGTGTACACGCCCACTCCATTTCCTGCTGGGGCCGTTTCCTTCTTGTCATTTTTACAAATTGTTGTTTTAGTCAAATTAGCCAAAAATCTACATTTTAGGTAGGGCCAACATAAAGTGTACACTAATGTTACAACTGTTTTATGCTTCAGATAAGAGTATGTTTTTTGGGTGAATGTGACATATAATACTAATACCTAATGCTTCACAACTTTCTTTACAGGTGAGCAAGACACCAATTCTCACAGAACATGGATAGAGGGTGGTTTATCGGACATGAGAGGATTCCCCCTTTGAAGGAGACATCCAGCTCTTCCAGCAGTCTCTCAAGGCCCTGCATGACCATCAACCTGACTGAAATGCTTCAAGCTGACAAACCCAGTGCAGTAAAGAAGTCAGTTCCGATCCGCCCCCCAAGCCCCAGAGTCTCTCTGCCAAGGGAGTCCAACCACAGTCTCTCCTGTGAACCCACGCCTAAACCCATCATCCGACAACGGTCACGCTCTCTGCCTTCCGCCACAGAGAAAAAGAAGCAATGCAGAAATGTTGGTGTGCGGTTTGTTGACTCTTTGGGGCTCGACCTGGAAGACATCAAACTTTTTAAATCTGCAGAGGATCCATTTGTACCACATCATGTTACCTTCAGACTGTTGATGGGTGCAGAGTTGGCAGATGGAAGGCATCTGGAGATTTCCTTGCCATACTTAAAACCGGTTTTTGCTCAACAACCTGGAGACCAGCAAGGATTCCTGCATCGCCTCAATGAGCAGAAAGTGTGTCTGGAGAGAGTATTGTGTTTTGAACTGGGTGTCATCGGAATCACCCAGGTCCTTAATTTGGACTTTGAGAAGGATGTTATAGCTCGCTATTCATTTACAGAGTGGAAGAACTGCACAGAAACTAAGGCCTCTTGGGTGTCCACCATCACCAAGACCTGGGAAGGAGGAGGGGGCAAACTCAGTTGTGATACATTTCGTTTCCACCTGCCTGTTCCTCCCTTTTTGCAGCCAGGAGCAGTGTTGCAGTTTGCTATTCAATACAAAGTATGTGGGGCTGAATACTGGGACAACAATAATGGAGAGAATTATAAGTTAGTTTGCCATAACTACAAGCTCACTGTGCCCAAAGAATGTGAGGATAGCATGGTGCACTTCATTTAGGATACTGACTAAAGGTAGAAGAAATCTATTTAGTGCACTTCATAACTGTTGTCAGCAAGACTTAATATATGCATAACACTGCACTGTGACATATAATGTTAATATTGTTAGACTTACAGAAGATTTCTTTGAATCAAGTTAGATTCAAGATAAACTGTCAACTCTGGCTGACTGAGAGAGAGTGAACACAAACACTAATGCACTTCTACCTGATGTCAACTTGCCACAGTGCCACTGTTTTACTtgtgtgttctttttttaaaatggcactCTATGATTTGATTTTCCTGGCTATTCAAAAAAATGGAAGTGACCCCCACTGACCGTTACATAAATATTCAGTGAAATTGAAATTAATGCATGTCAGTCCACCGTTTTCTTCAAGCTGAGTATCTGACATAAATTTATAGTTTTATACAATTAAGTATTTTTCTCTGTATTCAGAGTTTATTTTTTGAGCCAAATGTTGTCAGAACAAATGCCAAAACCATGCAATACTGTAAAACAATTTGTTTAACAATAAAGCACAATTCCACATAATGtttgtattattgttattttagtaGTGTATTTTTGTTGAAAGCTGAAGTTCCCCTCTTCTCCTGACTGTTACCAGCTTCTGTGACTCAATGGGTTTTATCATAGCTTTCTTTCATTAGTCTTCCTGAAAAACTGTTCAAAACATATcaacaaaatattaaaacataccGGTAGTTTTCTGTATGGTTTCAGCTAAATGGGAATAAACTATTGAAATCACCACATGTAGCTACAAGAACAGATCCAGGATTTGTCAAAGTTGAATACTaattgtttttatctttgtgaAAGTGGGGACTTGCTGTAAATGTACTATCCTATGGCAAGCCGTTTTAacataaaatctaaaaaaaaaagctcaatcattattattgattataataATTCTAATTTTTTATCTAAAAATGTCATGGTAATGAGCATATTTATGGAACCAAAATAAGAACAAAGCACAAAGAGGAGACTGGTGGACAGTTAGCGACGTGTCGTGCGCATGCGCGAATGAAAATACTTCGCGCGTTTTGCGCTGGACCTGTCAAAACCATCAAATAAACTGTTATCATGTCATGTTTCTTGGCGACATTTGACATTACGGTAAGTAATGTTACAAGAATAATACAATCGTTGATTTTAGTTATTCATTgcctgctgaacattagtcggAGATTAGCTAGCGTTAGTTAGGAGAGGGGACGTTAGCTAGTAGGTATCAtagctaatgttaacattaCTTTTCCCAGAGCAAATTACGGAGTTGTTAAGCCATGTCAATATGTTAAAACTCCAGTTCGCTAGTTAGCTAGCGAtatctagtagtagtagttagctagctaagcttCGTGTACACGTATGACAGTATAGCTATAATACACTAAATCAAAGTTAGCTAAAGTAGGTTTACGTTAATAGTGTTGACAGACAAATGTGATAAGGTTAGCTTGTcaactgttagctagctaacgttagctagctaagttagtAATGCACAAAGTTATCTCACTATAACGTTAACATTTCTAAAATCACTCCTACTGAGACGGTAGAGTGTAATTTCATCTGTCCATGCCTAACGTTATGTACATTAACTTAATTCTTGTTCAAGTAACAGTAGCGTTATGATTGGCAGGTTGATGTTTGCAATTTACCTTTACAGTCTTTTTGAAGAAAGAAGAGGCCAAGCGGCAATAAAGCTGTTCCTCGGAAAAAATGGCACCGGGGCAGGACACGCAGGTGAGAACGCAAACCTTTCATCGAAGCTTACCAACATTCCTTTCACTTAAGGTAACGTTACTTAAATATTTATTGTTGAAGTAGTGGTGAAAAGGAAactttttattaaaccttttcaTGTGCAGTTGGATAAAGTCAT
This window contains:
- the fam217ba gene encoding protein FAM217B — translated: MGPIMQERTASTTLKRVVSKEKIRVKYTENSGPVTSSKKGNKMKKAGGQMKNGLPGPGQDKDTVTTVQKGAQSKGGRVKSGTTRNTSKLSSPEEEGDLRPQLRKHLSVHRKEEQRENQRMSQCSNELHQNRGGMGKNRRALSLPLSPISGLRHMPAHPLTHSPAPTPEALQRHYNQKDEDTDSASDLSDSERLPVLPSPCTPCTPPHLNLRAEVINTNDFPPDFPGPHGALGDEDESEKPSYSYPDFLPPPFNSWSLRQLAVFLHTDGRGAPRPKPVGPLEKYLERLLQLEWLQIQTVQAEISRPPGSRTRLQGFPSANTAHPPRPHTAPPSRLNSPKGLRQSQRSFPFTPVNNPPSPASAQQQHSRFPVCPHCHIRYPLCNGSCSANAYQRHSRLSPLLERKARPGAPAKRSSSETRATSTECRSPGGQSGVQVGGGAQTPVSPSAGRSHLRHMQAAGNVRKQHQDCGTNPNSRGQVRKSRVRANSETDVKKEPCGSKAAGAEKQVFPASKREVTTSKRVERDRQRTEAVGQASKTAMKRAAKEPQSLSRAPLSSKQNGKTKNVHFVAK
- the ppp1r3da gene encoding protein phosphatase 1, regulatory subunit 3Da — protein: MDRGWFIGHERIPPLKETSSSSSSLSRPCMTINLTEMLQADKPSAVKKSVPIRPPSPRVSLPRESNHSLSCEPTPKPIIRQRSRSLPSATEKKKQCRNVGVRFVDSLGLDLEDIKLFKSAEDPFVPHHVTFRLLMGAELADGRHLEISLPYLKPVFAQQPGDQQGFLHRLNEQKVCLERVLCFELGVIGITQVLNLDFEKDVIARYSFTEWKNCTETKASWVSTITKTWEGGGGKLSCDTFRFHLPVPPFLQPGAVLQFAIQYKVCGAEYWDNNNGENYKLVCHNYKLTVPKECEDSMVHFI